One Idiomarina loihiensis L2TR genomic window carries:
- the gorA gene encoding glutathione-disulfide reductase has protein sequence MSRHYDYLAIGAGSGGIASANRAAIRGAKAAVIEAKHVGGTCVNVGCVPKKVMWYGAHIAEAIKYSPSYGFELEQKGFDWATMVKNREAYIERIHGGYHRGFQGNGVEFIEGFAKFVDHKTVEVNGEKITADHITIATGGRPMIPEIPGAEHGIDSDGFFALTEQPKKAAVIGAGYIAVEIAGVFHALGTDTHLMVRRDRPLRTFDKDITDGLLERMKQDGPELHTETTVREVVKQDDGTLTLHFEGGQTMDGFDCLVWAIGRVPSTDKINLECTGVELDSEGFINVDKFQNTNVQGIYAVGDNTGAAALTPVAIKAGRLLAERLFNNMPNAHMDFENIPTVVFSHPTIGTVGLSEEDAKLKFGEDNITVYKSSFAAMYNAITPHRALSYFKLVCHGKEEKVVGIHGIGEGMDEILQGFAVALKMGATKADLDSTVALHPTSAEEFVTLK, from the coding sequence ATGAGCAGACATTATGACTATCTTGCGATAGGTGCCGGCAGTGGCGGCATAGCCTCAGCCAACCGCGCAGCCATTCGTGGCGCGAAAGCCGCCGTTATTGAAGCGAAACACGTTGGCGGCACCTGCGTAAACGTGGGCTGTGTTCCCAAGAAAGTCATGTGGTACGGCGCTCATATTGCTGAAGCCATAAAATACTCGCCGTCATACGGCTTTGAGCTTGAACAGAAAGGTTTTGACTGGGCGACTATGGTTAAAAACCGCGAAGCCTATATTGAACGCATTCACGGTGGTTACCATCGCGGCTTTCAAGGTAATGGCGTTGAGTTTATAGAAGGCTTTGCGAAATTCGTTGACCACAAAACAGTAGAGGTTAACGGAGAAAAGATTACCGCTGACCATATTACCATTGCCACCGGCGGGCGCCCCATGATCCCTGAAATTCCGGGCGCAGAGCATGGTATAGACTCTGACGGCTTCTTTGCCCTGACGGAACAGCCTAAAAAAGCAGCCGTTATTGGAGCCGGTTATATTGCCGTTGAAATTGCCGGCGTGTTTCATGCCTTAGGCACTGACACTCACTTAATGGTACGTCGTGACCGCCCATTACGCACCTTTGATAAAGATATTACCGATGGTTTGCTGGAGCGCATGAAGCAGGACGGCCCTGAACTTCATACAGAAACCACCGTTCGTGAAGTGGTTAAGCAAGACGACGGTACGTTAACGCTGCACTTTGAAGGTGGTCAGACAATGGACGGCTTCGACTGCTTAGTCTGGGCTATAGGCCGCGTGCCATCCACCGATAAAATTAACCTGGAATGCACCGGTGTAGAACTGGATAGCGAAGGCTTTATTAACGTCGATAAATTCCAGAATACCAACGTACAAGGTATTTACGCTGTAGGCGATAATACTGGTGCCGCAGCACTTACACCGGTTGCTATAAAAGCAGGACGCTTACTGGCGGAGCGCTTGTTTAACAACATGCCAAACGCACATATGGACTTTGAAAACATTCCGACCGTTGTGTTCAGCCACCCGACCATTGGTACCGTTGGTCTGAGCGAGGAAGACGCTAAGCTCAAATTCGGCGAAGACAACATTACCGTGTATAAGTCATCGTTCGCAGCCATGTACAATGCCATTACCCCGCACCGCGCCCTTAGCTACTTTAAGCTGGTATGCCATGGTAAAGAAGAGAAAGTGGTAGGCATTCACGGTATTGGTGAAGGCATGGACGAGATATTACAAGGCTTTGCCGTTGCTTTGAAGATGGGGGCAACTAAGGCCGATTTAGATTCTACGGTTGCGCTGCATCCGACCAGTGCCGAGGAGTTTGTTACTCTGAAATAA
- a CDS encoding pirin family protein, translating to MSNILNNAEQGCDSHEQPSSAIEVIIEPRDSDLGGFYVRRALPTRQKRMVGPWIFFDEMGPADFPQGEGVNVAPHPHIGLSTVTYLFDGEMLHRDSIGSYQIIMPGDINLMVAGKGVTHSERERPEITAREHRLHGLQLWLALPEQYEQTEPAFYHIPSTDIPSAKVNGVSVRVMIGEAYGVKSPVPTLSEILYLEAKLDSGQELTLPTTEELAVYIVSGRLSSEGKELAARTLVVLKTEEQPVITAQEPSHIVIIGGNALGNRFINWNFVSSNKELIEQARKDWQNQRFDKVVGDEDEFIPLP from the coding sequence ATGAGCAATATTCTTAACAATGCTGAACAAGGTTGTGACTCGCACGAACAACCGTCATCTGCAATAGAAGTTATTATTGAACCTCGCGACAGCGACTTAGGCGGCTTTTATGTCCGCCGCGCATTACCCACTCGCCAAAAGCGTATGGTCGGACCGTGGATTTTCTTTGATGAAATGGGCCCAGCCGACTTCCCACAGGGAGAAGGTGTCAATGTCGCACCACACCCGCATATTGGGTTATCCACTGTCACTTACTTATTCGATGGCGAAATGCTGCACCGGGACTCCATTGGCAGTTATCAGATAATTATGCCCGGCGATATCAACCTGATGGTCGCAGGCAAAGGCGTTACGCACTCAGAAAGAGAGCGCCCGGAAATTACCGCCCGTGAACACAGACTTCATGGCTTGCAACTCTGGTTAGCTTTGCCTGAACAGTACGAACAGACAGAGCCGGCCTTTTATCATATTCCGTCAACCGATATTCCGTCGGCTAAGGTGAATGGGGTTTCGGTTCGCGTCATGATAGGTGAAGCTTATGGCGTAAAGTCACCTGTACCTACCTTGTCTGAAATTTTGTACCTAGAAGCCAAGTTGGATTCTGGCCAAGAACTGACGTTACCGACAACAGAAGAGTTGGCTGTTTATATCGTTTCTGGGCGCTTAAGCTCAGAAGGTAAAGAACTAGCGGCAAGAACATTGGTTGTATTAAAAACTGAAGAGCAACCCGTTATTACAGCTCAGGAACCATCACATATTGTCATTATTGGCGGTAATGCATTGGGCAACCGATTTATTAACTGGAATTTTGTGTCCTCTAATAAAGAACTAATAGAGCAGGCAAGAAAAGATTGGCAGAATCAACGCTTTGATAAAGTTGTTGGCGATGAAGATGAGTTTATTCCTTTGCCTTAG
- a CDS encoding YnfA family protein, with protein MSVLLIAKTLGLFFITAIAEIIGCYLPYLWLKKDGSAWLLIPAAISLAVFAWLLTLHPAESGRVYAAYGGVYVVTALLWLKAVEGASLSTYDAVGAAFTLTGMAIIAVGWNH; from the coding sequence ATGTCTGTTTTGTTGATAGCCAAAACGCTAGGGCTTTTCTTTATTACAGCAATTGCCGAAATTATCGGATGCTATTTACCTTACCTGTGGTTGAAAAAAGATGGAAGTGCCTGGTTATTGATTCCTGCAGCTATCAGTTTGGCAGTATTTGCCTGGCTGCTTACATTGCATCCGGCTGAAAGTGGCAGGGTCTATGCGGCTTATGGGGGCGTTTACGTGGTAACTGCACTGCTGTGGTTAAAGGCTGTTGAAGGAGCTTCATTGTCGACTTACGATGCCGTAGGTGCTGCTTTCACTTTAACCGGAATGGCTATTATAGCGGTTGGCTGGAACCACTAA
- a CDS encoding insulinase family protein: protein MKKLLLASSISFALLAAGCSQPVTETGTTQNAVAGEVIKSPNDQREYRVVTLDNNIEIMLVSDPNTDKSAAALSVSVGLLQDPEAQQGLAHYLEHMLFLGTEKYPDTNEYSEFMSNNGGSQNASTWLDVTNYMFKINNNAYDEALDRFSDFFKAPKLYPEYADKERNAVNAEWSMRREMDFFGQFKLGRLLLGEHPSNRFLIGNLDSLSDKENSELHKETVDFYNRFYSANIMKVAMISNRSLKEMETLARKHFASIEDDGIDEPEVTAQINFDDVGKKRIHYVPNEDVKQLKLEFIINDNQEQFAVKPNRYVSYLLGSEMPGTPAQQLKDAGLIASLNASAQPTFYGNYGVLAIDVELTNAGMQQREEIVALIMQYIDKVRAEGVDESYFKEIKTSLNNRFRFLEKSDEFSYVSSLAETMQNFPAEYAISAPYEYREFDPEAIRSVLSQLTPERLRVWYISQDEPHDSELDFYEGKYKVVDIPQEEIASWDNEPKMSINLPKVNTLLPESFAIKQNDAFDKPKVVIEEEGIQVWQYPSQLYSDQPRGVFYIQINNDAPIKSIKADVLTALWRDLYNMNVSALDTEANIAGMNLNLSDGTGLSLTVSGFTDKQPQLLERAIDNLSFNVEEQAFKQAVDRYIRELQNKGQQFPIYQSFDAYGQLIREGGFNQTDLIETAQSLTPADLSNFIDTLMGNNAIRVFAFGNYDKANLEESVDRIQASLPEDRKVTDFKVAQFWKPETGKSIVLRRDLDVADVAIVDAHIHPQPGFATLAAGTVLQSHFRTVAFDTLRTEEQLAYAVGSFAPNLDNYAGFGLYIQTPVKNVADMQERFDSFKEEYWEDLQEMTPEEFNQIKQSTLITLNEQPKNLMEEVSPFLADLSLQRFEFDSKEQLIDAVENVSLEDAKTFYQQTMLNPDAARISVQLRGTKFAEQPYAELPNQKIISDLAEFHQEMEKQ from the coding sequence ATGAAGAAGTTATTACTCGCAAGCTCTATTAGCTTCGCTCTTTTAGCCGCAGGCTGCAGTCAGCCCGTTACCGAAACCGGCACCACTCAAAATGCCGTGGCGGGCGAAGTCATTAAAAGCCCGAACGACCAGCGCGAATATCGCGTAGTGACTTTGGATAATAATATTGAAATTATGTTGGTTTCTGATCCGAATACAGATAAGTCGGCTGCCGCTTTAAGTGTTAGCGTTGGTTTATTGCAGGATCCCGAAGCTCAGCAAGGACTGGCGCATTATCTTGAGCACATGTTGTTTCTGGGAACCGAAAAGTATCCCGATACCAACGAATACAGCGAATTTATGAGTAATAACGGTGGTAGTCAAAATGCCTCTACCTGGCTGGATGTCACCAACTACATGTTTAAAATTAATAACAACGCCTATGATGAGGCTTTAGATCGCTTCTCTGATTTTTTCAAAGCACCAAAACTGTACCCTGAGTACGCAGACAAAGAGCGCAACGCAGTGAACGCCGAATGGTCAATGCGCCGTGAAATGGACTTTTTCGGCCAGTTTAAATTAGGCCGCTTATTATTGGGAGAGCACCCTTCCAACCGTTTCCTTATTGGCAACCTCGACAGCCTGAGTGACAAAGAGAACAGCGAGCTGCATAAAGAAACCGTCGATTTCTACAACCGTTTCTATTCTGCCAACATTATGAAAGTTGCCATGATAAGCAACCGTTCGTTAAAAGAGATGGAAACCTTAGCTCGTAAACACTTTGCCAGCATTGAAGACGACGGTATTGATGAGCCCGAGGTCACAGCTCAAATTAACTTCGACGATGTAGGCAAGAAGCGCATCCACTATGTACCGAATGAAGACGTTAAGCAGCTAAAACTGGAGTTCATTATCAATGACAACCAGGAACAGTTTGCCGTTAAACCCAACCGCTATGTCAGTTACTTGCTCGGCTCAGAAATGCCTGGAACGCCAGCACAACAACTCAAAGATGCTGGCCTTATTGCTAGCTTAAATGCATCGGCACAACCCACTTTTTACGGGAACTACGGTGTTCTGGCCATTGATGTTGAGCTCACTAATGCCGGCATGCAACAGCGTGAAGAGATTGTCGCGCTTATTATGCAGTACATCGATAAAGTTCGCGCCGAGGGCGTTGATGAAAGTTACTTTAAAGAAATAAAAACCAGCCTGAATAATCGTTTTCGCTTCTTAGAAAAAAGCGATGAGTTCAGCTACGTTTCTTCTCTGGCTGAAACAATGCAGAACTTCCCTGCCGAATATGCCATCAGCGCCCCCTATGAATACCGTGAGTTTGATCCTGAAGCCATCCGCTCGGTACTGTCACAACTAACACCGGAAAGACTGCGCGTTTGGTATATTAGTCAGGACGAACCGCACGACAGCGAGCTCGATTTCTATGAAGGCAAATACAAGGTTGTTGACATACCGCAAGAAGAAATCGCGAGCTGGGATAACGAACCGAAAATGTCCATTAACCTGCCGAAAGTGAATACCTTGTTGCCAGAGAGTTTTGCCATTAAGCAGAACGACGCTTTTGATAAACCCAAAGTGGTTATCGAAGAGGAAGGCATTCAGGTCTGGCAATATCCAAGTCAGTTATACAGCGACCAGCCGCGCGGTGTGTTTTATATTCAAATAAACAACGACGCACCTATTAAAAGTATAAAAGCGGACGTTTTAACTGCTTTATGGCGCGATTTATACAATATGAATGTTAGCGCTCTGGACACCGAGGCGAATATTGCGGGTATGAACCTGAACCTTAGTGATGGCACCGGCCTGTCACTAACGGTGTCCGGCTTTACCGATAAGCAGCCTCAGTTGCTTGAACGAGCTATCGATAATTTGAGCTTCAACGTAGAAGAGCAGGCCTTTAAACAGGCCGTTGATCGCTATATCAGAGAACTGCAGAACAAAGGTCAGCAATTTCCTATTTATCAAAGTTTTGACGCCTACGGACAGTTGATTCGTGAAGGTGGTTTTAATCAAACGGACTTAATTGAAACAGCGCAAAGCCTGACTCCGGCTGACTTGTCTAACTTTATCGACACCTTAATGGGTAATAACGCCATTCGCGTGTTTGCTTTTGGTAATTACGATAAGGCTAACCTGGAAGAATCCGTTGATCGTATTCAGGCCAGCTTACCCGAAGACCGGAAGGTCACTGACTTTAAAGTGGCTCAATTCTGGAAGCCTGAAACTGGCAAGTCCATTGTATTACGTCGTGATCTGGATGTAGCTGACGTGGCAATAGTTGATGCACACATTCATCCTCAACCAGGTTTTGCCACGCTAGCGGCAGGAACGGTTCTGCAAAGCCATTTCCGCACCGTAGCCTTTGATACCCTGCGTACGGAAGAGCAACTGGCCTATGCGGTGGGTTCTTTCGCACCGAATCTTGATAATTACGCAGGTTTTGGCCTGTACATTCAAACCCCGGTTAAGAACGTTGCCGATATGCAGGAGCGTTTTGATAGTTTCAAAGAAGAGTACTGGGAAGACTTACAGGAAATGACGCCGGAAGAGTTCAACCAAATCAAACAAAGCACCTTGATTACACTGAACGAACAGCCGAAGAACTTGATGGAAGAAGTTTCTCCATTCCTGGCTGATTTGAGCTTGCAGCGCTTTGAATTCGACAGCAAAGAGCAGTTAATTGATGCCGTTGAAAACGTAAGCCTTGAAGACGCCAAAACGTTTTACCAGCAAACCATGTTAAACCCCGATGCGGCGCGTATTTCGGTTCAGCTGCGAGGTACCAAGTTTGCTGAACAACCCTACGCTGAATTGCCAAACCAGAAAATCATTTCCGATTTGGCAGAGTTTCATCAGGAGATGGAAAAGCAGTAA
- a CDS encoding M1 family metallopeptidase encodes MKKALLATAFVPLIVGGCAGVEPKETLTETLETGGALKPEHQHINLEKAHLFFDINPEKREVKGKTELVLSVTEKQSDFLIDFDNNYQISTLFINGRETKDYTHELGEIRFSLEQPIAADEEVKVVIEYKGQPHVAINPPWDGGYVWDETENGKAWIATAVQGEGCDLIWPCIDHPTFEAKQTDIVIRVPKGLVAASNGKLIESSEGDDWSQYHWRSEQPQNNYGIALNVGPYEVLKDTYQSRYGHEYPLVFYYLEGKKAEAEKLFNEFSEQLDFYEDVIGPYPFYAEKMGVVETPHLGMEHQTINAYGQEYKAGKYNFDWLLHHELAHEWFGNQVTNTDWDHMWLHEGFGAYMQPLYGQYLHGDFAYHSMMYDSRIGIRNEHPVVSNKPMSEDDVYKADRGPGSDIYQKGAWILHTLRNLIGDDDFFAATRKLVYQTTDPKPGNFEPHFADSQDFIDAVNEQTGEDFTWFFEHYLYTAKLPELVGEQKGSQLSLHWKTFNEAAFELPVEVQVGDTISTVVVGKTPVQVELPTTDAHYVLDPLHKILKQEDYLDAYAKEQPQ; translated from the coding sequence ATGAAAAAAGCACTTTTGGCGACTGCCTTTGTCCCATTAATTGTCGGCGGATGCGCCGGCGTTGAACCTAAGGAAACCCTGACTGAAACCTTGGAAACTGGGGGCGCACTAAAACCAGAGCATCAGCACATTAACCTTGAAAAAGCGCATTTGTTTTTCGATATAAATCCGGAAAAACGTGAAGTTAAAGGCAAAACTGAACTGGTACTTTCTGTTACTGAGAAACAGTCCGACTTCCTTATCGATTTTGACAATAACTATCAAATATCAACACTCTTCATTAATGGTCGTGAAACAAAAGACTACACTCATGAACTCGGTGAAATTCGCTTTAGCCTTGAGCAACCAATAGCTGCAGACGAAGAGGTAAAAGTCGTTATTGAATACAAAGGACAACCTCACGTCGCAATAAACCCTCCCTGGGACGGTGGCTATGTGTGGGACGAAACTGAAAATGGTAAGGCCTGGATAGCCACAGCCGTACAGGGAGAGGGTTGTGATTTGATCTGGCCCTGTATTGACCACCCGACGTTCGAGGCTAAGCAAACCGATATTGTTATCCGGGTGCCGAAAGGTCTGGTTGCAGCCAGTAACGGAAAGTTAATTGAAAGCAGTGAGGGTGATGACTGGTCACAGTACCACTGGCGTAGTGAGCAGCCACAGAATAACTATGGTATTGCATTAAATGTGGGTCCTTATGAGGTTCTTAAGGATACATACCAAAGCCGTTATGGACATGAGTACCCGTTGGTTTTTTACTATTTAGAAGGTAAAAAAGCTGAAGCGGAAAAGTTATTCAATGAGTTCTCTGAGCAGTTAGACTTTTACGAAGATGTCATTGGCCCCTACCCATTCTACGCTGAAAAAATGGGCGTTGTGGAAACGCCGCATTTGGGTATGGAGCATCAAACCATTAATGCGTATGGGCAAGAATACAAAGCCGGAAAATACAATTTCGACTGGTTACTTCATCATGAGCTGGCTCACGAGTGGTTCGGAAATCAAGTCACTAATACCGACTGGGACCACATGTGGCTGCATGAAGGTTTTGGCGCTTACATGCAGCCATTATATGGGCAATATTTGCATGGGGACTTTGCCTACCACAGCATGATGTATGACTCACGTATAGGTATACGAAACGAGCATCCGGTTGTATCGAATAAACCAATGTCAGAAGATGACGTTTATAAAGCTGACCGAGGGCCGGGTAGCGATATCTACCAAAAAGGCGCATGGATACTGCATACTTTGAGGAACTTGATTGGCGACGATGATTTCTTTGCGGCAACGAGAAAACTGGTTTACCAAACTACTGACCCGAAACCTGGAAACTTTGAACCGCATTTTGCGGACTCTCAAGACTTCATTGATGCTGTTAATGAGCAAACAGGCGAGGACTTTACATGGTTTTTTGAACACTACCTTTATACAGCGAAGTTACCAGAGTTGGTTGGTGAGCAAAAAGGGAGTCAGTTAAGCTTGCATTGGAAGACCTTTAACGAAGCAGCCTTTGAATTACCTGTAGAAGTGCAAGTTGGTGACACGATATCGACAGTTGTTGTGGGAAAGACTCCTGTTCAAGTTGAGTTACCTACAACCGATGCACATTATGTATTAGACCCGTTGCATAAGATTTTGAAGCAGGAAGATTATTTAGATGCTTACGCGAAAGAGCAACCTCAATAA
- the gdhA gene encoding NADP-specific glutamate dehydrogenase, with amino-acid sequence MSYIKETIEKLKQTSPAQVEFYQAVEDVLESIEPLLEERPKYREHSIIERLLEPERQIMFRVPWMDDDGKIQVNKGYRIEFNSALGPYKGGLRFHPSVNAGIVKFLGFEQIFKNALTGLPIGGGKGGANFDPKGKSDAEIMRFCQSFMSELYRHIGPHTDVPAGDIGVGSREIGYLFGQYKRLANRFDGVLTGKSELWGGSQVRKEATGYGVVYFAQCMMDDQDDSLDGKRCLISGSGNVAIHAMEKLYELGAKPISCSDSSGTIYHDSGIDLDLVKRIKEEQGGRLKEYLETHEDAEYTSKDDYPEEGHCVWRYEADIAFPCATQNELTEKDAQALLENGCKYIVEGANMPTTQAAVDLFIESGVGYGPGKASNAGGVATSQLEMAQNASMLRWDFEEVDEKLKDIMSNIYQDAKRTAEDFGHPSNLVLGANIAGFRKVADAMLEQGVV; translated from the coding sequence ATGAGCTACATAAAAGAAACCATCGAAAAGCTAAAGCAAACCAGTCCGGCGCAAGTCGAGTTTTATCAGGCGGTAGAGGATGTACTTGAGTCGATAGAGCCCTTATTGGAAGAGCGTCCTAAATATCGGGAACACTCTATTATTGAGCGGCTACTTGAGCCTGAGCGACAAATCATGTTTCGTGTCCCCTGGATGGACGACGATGGTAAAATTCAGGTGAATAAAGGCTACAGAATAGAGTTTAACTCCGCTTTGGGGCCTTATAAAGGCGGGCTGCGTTTTCACCCAAGTGTTAATGCCGGTATTGTTAAGTTTCTTGGTTTCGAGCAAATATTTAAGAATGCGCTGACCGGCTTACCCATTGGCGGCGGCAAAGGTGGCGCCAACTTCGATCCTAAAGGCAAGTCGGACGCGGAGATTATGCGTTTTTGCCAGTCGTTTATGAGTGAACTGTATCGCCACATTGGTCCTCATACCGATGTTCCTGCGGGAGACATCGGTGTGGGCTCAAGGGAGATTGGCTACCTCTTTGGTCAATATAAACGCCTGGCCAATCGTTTTGATGGTGTCTTAACCGGAAAAAGTGAATTATGGGGCGGCTCTCAAGTTAGAAAAGAGGCGACAGGGTACGGTGTTGTCTATTTCGCGCAATGCATGATGGATGACCAGGATGACTCGCTGGACGGAAAGCGTTGCTTGATTTCAGGATCAGGTAATGTTGCTATTCATGCTATGGAAAAGCTGTATGAATTGGGAGCTAAACCGATAAGTTGCAGTGACTCCAGCGGGACCATTTACCATGATAGCGGTATTGATCTGGACTTGGTTAAGCGCATAAAAGAAGAGCAGGGAGGGCGGCTTAAAGAGTACCTTGAAACTCATGAGGATGCGGAATACACGTCTAAGGACGATTACCCTGAAGAAGGTCACTGCGTTTGGCGCTACGAAGCCGATATAGCTTTCCCCTGTGCGACTCAAAATGAATTGACCGAAAAAGATGCCCAGGCACTTCTGGAAAATGGGTGCAAGTACATAGTGGAAGGAGCCAATATGCCTACCACCCAGGCTGCAGTCGATCTGTTCATTGAAAGTGGTGTGGGCTACGGTCCGGGCAAAGCATCAAACGCTGGCGGTGTCGCCACTAGCCAGTTAGAGATGGCTCAGAATGCCAGTATGTTGCGCTGGGATTTTGAGGAAGTGGACGAAAAACTCAAAGACATTATGAGCAATATATACCAGGATGCGAAGCGCACTGCCGAAGATTTCGGACACCCGTCAAACTTAGTTCTTGGCGCAAATATTGCCGGGTTCCGTAAGGTCGCCGACGCCATGCTGGAACAAGGTGTGGTTTGA